The segment CTTTTAAGTTAGTTATTTGTCTAGGtgattaagtattttataattttcaaatactatAATACTTATTACTTGAGaagagaattaaaataatatgttttaaagtaaaggATTTTTAGTTGTGGCATTATTGAACTTATTGTCCATCAACTTTAAatgatgttacacttgttttaGATGTTACGGGTTTGAGCTGAGAATTGTATGAACTTCAAGAAATTGTAGTCCTATTTGTTAGtcttatatttttctgtttaaattttacaaatgagTTATATTGAGTAATAGAGTATGAAACTATTCAAGCCGATCATTTTATGAAAGATATTAgaatgcaatataaataaaatgtaattatatgaaGTACCGTATGAACATTAGTGCCAATTCATCTTTAACATTTGGATACTTAAACAATATAAGAATAAAGAAGTCCAAACATTtagaaacaaacaaacatctgcaATTTCTATTaccaataaaattctaaaattttattggtaaacatatctttatcaataacatttgataaatagGTATTTGTTACCAAAGACATTCTCTTAATATCATATCACGTTCAACAGTAATATTTCCACTACTGTACACAAatcgtaaaataattatttattatttcacaccAAACAGTACTCAGCGAAATCTTATCTCAGCAGTGATGAGGTAACGTAACAGAGTAATTAACCTTCACAATATCTTTGAGATAAGTgtgaaaatttttacataatgagttcaaatttacaataacattcacacccatataaaaaaaactatacccAGGTTAGAGGGGGgggatatgaaatatttattaacattttttaatgaaaacttttaatcTGTATTACGATGTTGCATTATTTGTGTTGTAAACAATTATGCAAAGCACCATCTGGAGttatagtacaaatatttaacagCAGCAGGTAGCTTTTTACATTAGTTCTAAATAATCCTCAAATAAGTGATAGTCATTTAAagattttagatttaagtttatagGAAATTGTTTTAGGACCCCAATTTGAGAgagtaaaaaaggttttaatttgaaatggtttAATTCATGCTATATTGAATTTACTTCTTATCTTTTTCAACGCATAAACTGTTCAATATGTATACATAACGATTggttaagtaatatttaattataaattttatagataagtggtataattcattttaaatttttgtttttgtagggAACTACAGGAATCATACTAAAGGAAAGTACTGGAAGCGTCCATTCTCACCCACATGTGTAGTAATCAACCAATAAgaggtaaattaaaatgtttatcagTGCAGAAAGAACACATGGAAATTTGGTAGGATTTACCTATATCTTGATATGGTTGTCAAATTCATTCACATagttacacaaataaatataccTACTTATGTCACGCTGCTATTCCCGATATTATAAATAGGTGTAATTCATTCTAAATAAAAAGGGCTAAAACGTTCAATATATCCTGTGCTAATGttactaacacattttaaacGCAAATAATTagctattaaattaaaactgtacgtTCTTGCATGTTCAGAAGGaactaaaataagtaataatatccAGGCTTAGGGTTCACACCGGATAGAAAAGTTGCTTAGTCGATTACTTATCGGCTACGTTAGGGGCGTTTAGTAACGAGTAACGAGCGACTAGTGACTGACAATATGAGTGAAACGAGCTGAAGTCGCTGAAGGATTTGGGTGGTTACGATATAACTAACGTTTGAGACACCATTTCAGAAATTCCATCAAACAAAGAGGTTGTgcgatataaaaaatatgaaaattcaatATGCAGGATTTGTATACCGAACAAAGTCCAATTTCCATACTCTACTTTCCTACTCGGATTTAATTGCTGACATCCGAATATACTCCAATATTAGATTAAGTCCCAGTGTACACCTGGAGATGGATTGGAAGAGGTAGTTCAACTAATTTCCTGGTATTATTACCAAATCTGGTCTCCGAGCAATATTTGCGTATTTTCATGTTTCGTCAAAACTATTATGTCAttacagaaaaaacatttaaattgtttatacgCCATTTCAAGTAAATAGaggtattttttaaaatgtttgcctCCAAATActctgtaaaaaaatactaaagttctAATAAAGAGCAATTTTATCCATGTTTACACTCCAGTTATTGAGAATTTCACGTACGATCCTTTATTTTTGGATCCTCAATTCAAGTAACACTCctaacttaaaatttaagaatattaaaaaaaaatttatgatcgATTTGGTGCGGTATACATTAAAGCAAACACTTAGATATAACCGTTTGTCTGATAGAAAATACCACACGAGTGGTGTGATACACTCTGGATATGtacaagaaaagtaaaatattatttcgtttAATACTTGTATCTCATTATTAAAGCTTAGGCTTGGCATCTTCCTGTTACCATTCTTCTCGTGTTTTCTTTACTTTTGAAACTATAGAATTATCCACCTCGTGATAAATATTACATTGGCCTAAGTTTAATTGTGACTAACTTCACCAAACGTGAATCGTCTTAGACATTAGGCATTATCCAAGCCGCGAAGGCTCGAAAACTaagattaaaaagaaatattgcgaattttttgtatctttttcatttaataaaaatgaaaaagaaggTTATTTCAAGAAACACAGCGAATTTCACATGCCttgtgagccggggctcagtttggacatttttttgtcttttccctttcccacctcggccacttttgtcagtcggtgggggagtcccTCCGTcttagtattgattattttctgcctgaaTGGACTGATTGGtggaggtcaggtggttgaccttgactgtttaccgaccagctgtttaccggcagcggctactgttcggagcggtcggacacgttcagCAGAAGCTACTTGATTTCtggctgttcactgctcgtcctgatgcccatggctggctaactctactactttcggcaggtaattgtttttttcactctctttacttaattagttgtcggtttttctctcccacgcagacatatattttcgtagtttagttaaatgttgctagttaagtttattatttttgcactAGTGCTTTCTACTGATCCGTTCGgtgaacggaaattatttattccgtgtactcactttgtctttatttagtgtaagcgagacggtgcagactttgcaaattttattacctcgtgttttgtgttgcgtgcaaaattgggtggcaacattcatgatttccattttattgttttattaattatttgtcttatagtagcgtgaacggattataatttaattattgttattgtatttgggaaataatgtactgttattatttgtaaattacataattattattaggcctaccttaaaattaatattatagaatgattaaaatacagtaaattatttttacaagtaaatgttaccaagctgaataatttggtatggctgttctagcctataagtatgtaatatttaatattgtcaccaagtaccctataatacttggtgtcttgagttatttttgggaaatagtcttttgatacttaaaagttactgttagttacagatggttatttttaattgttaaatttaaatattttatatatactttgtggcaaacattattaagtttttattatttctcgggttatactaaaaatttttctgaatatctactggttatgttgggattcaatagggtccccgtgagtgccgtcagcgggactggtgcggcgagtctgcccacagcactgaaaaccaaaattgaatgcccgcgccctgccagcgctactgtaccggcatccaactggAGTGTCTGTGCTCCTATTCGTCTTGATCAAGGTTggatacaaaatgttttttcttcttcttatactgaacttgagaggattgggttgtatggagcgctgccagatattatatctggaggagggccagtatattaacTAGGtagtatgtatttagtttagtgacatgatctgaaggggaggatttcatctttaattcggattcgtggaggcaactaagcccccgcctccttcgaaaatcggctttaaatatatttttttattttttggccacaaacctgaaaccaaattactttttaaaaatagtgggcctagaaattctataACCTTTTCCCTCCTCTCAGTTCATAATAATaaccagttaaaatttttatatttactactgccgtacctgatattatgttatttatatacaaaatttctatttattatgttatttatacatcaaatttctatattttattattgttattgtccATATTGGAAGTTTctctattgttgttatttagtttgtaagttacgcggtgcaccgtggtgctgcagttaattgtattttgcatgaaaatgtttgccacctactaattatatcatgtactcgaaatcttgtctctctttgcctctcttcccactagtggcatgtgattgttttttttatgctttgctccgagtttggtaggggcgcgcttccgagacctcctgtctattttcgccTACTCGGGACACTTGttaatgtagttatttaaaatgttttgaataaagcTATTTTACCGTATGAAAGTACAGATCCTATTTCTATAAAAGGTAAGTGAAGTTGTGTAAAATATAGAGTGcgtcaaaaaacttgtaaatgttaaTTTGATCTTATACGGAAGACTTTAGGTAGTAAAGGCTTGAAAGCCATTGAATAGCTCTGTTAATAAAGATTCAAAAGCTACTTAATAGCTTCATATGGCTTTAATTGGGTTATCGTTAGACTTCCTCTAGATAAAACGTTGCAAAATAGTCTGAAAAATATTACGACAGTACAAATGAGATAATGTTATCACGAAATGCATTTATAAGTACAGCACTGCTTTAGTGTAGAAGAGAGACGTGCATTCGAGATGTATAAATCTTTGTGGTGAGTGTATTTCACTAGTTGTTCCGTTTAgttttataacatacatttagGATATAGTACACTTGGTAATAATTCTGTTTGATGGTTGTTTAAAACACCTTAAGATATTTTAAGGATTAACCAAACCTGTTAATtctggaaacaaaattaaaaaaacatacttatAACATGTCGTtactattaattactttaaaactttacGTTTTTGAAAAGTCTAGAAGTATCGTTTTCTTAAATGATCTATGTACGATTTTATgcagttttaaagttatttttgtttcatgtAGGATGGGAACTGAACAAATGTTCAtggtataaagttttaattaggcgtcttttataaataaactatattggaaCTAACAAGTGTTTATTggtgggtttaattttaataaatgtaaggcATGGGTTTTATACATGGTATTACTTgaattatattaagtattatttacattgagaacattattaattatattgattttattgttataaaacttttagttttattttgtattacatttttttgttgtcattattgaatattgaattattcGGGAGAACTTTAATTATCTCAGCATTAAGGTGACGTAAAAATCGATTGTAGAGTGGAGATCACTCATcactctaaaatataaaaatagctagAGCACCCACCACCAAAACCCAAGGTACTTGGACATTTTAAAATCCTATTGCCTCAATAGGTCTAATGGTGACAGAAATTCCACTTATGTATGACATTCCTATCTATAAAATAAACGAAATTATGCTTAACAATAAGACTTTACTAAATTTCAGCATGTCTTCTGACACTAAATGAGTTTTTGTGTTATATCTCTCTTTGAAGGAAAaaagtatgttattttaaaaactcgcTAGGTGGCTGCAGTACAgtgatatatgtaatattttttttaaactataaccCCGCCTCAGCCTACAGATAgtcatattaatgtttttaaaattaacatatcatCTCTAAACTGGTTAACTACTATTAGGCAACGTCtgctttaaatttagattaagaTGTAGGCAACTGGTATAGTAATCATGCTGACGATAGCTTACTATGTCTGATTGCTATTTCCATCAGTTAGACTAAAGATTTAAAAGTTATCCAAGTCAATTTTAAAGGTGCTAATAACAAATTTGACattattaatgtacttttaaacatCAACatgataattttgtatatttgaaacTTGTTAGAATAAACCCCGTATTCAATGTCTTTTTAATGGCAATTGTCAATCACCTGCATTTGCTCGGAAGTCCCACATACATAGTGGTGTTAcgatattttataatcatttttacgatacaaaaacattacaaaacatacaTGAGCTTTTATGTGAAAAGAATATTGAGTGTACAAGAATAtccatttctaaaatatttaaaataatgcaatttacAGGCCACCCACTAGATATCAAGAGTATTATAACCACTCTCgatagtattttttgtttcacacaCAAGACATCGTACCACACTAGAATATGTGGGGACTcgaatataatgttttttaataagacTTGTAAAAAAAGACAACATTTGTTAACTTACCATAATTTAACCATTGTGCCAATGTTATAATGGACTCTGCCAAAATAACTTTTCATGACAATATAATTAACGAGcaagtaaagaattttattaagTCACATGTTGTAAAGAACTTTTTTTCTGAGCATGATGCTCAActtatgaaactgttttattcCAGTAAAAGGTTTATACCTGAAACTGCAAGAATAACTAAGTGATCGTTTTCTGATAACAACTCAAATTAAACAGACAGATCTATTATAACCAAGACCTTGGAATAACgtgtataacagtaataaaatgaacgaaacatttaaaatgattaataaataatttacctaTTTTTACAACCTATCCTTTCCTAGTTAGTAGAAAGGTTAACCTTGAAAAAAACTAACTTGAACTGGATAACCAGGGAAGTAAGATCAGCCAATCGTCATCTTAACTATCTTAAGTCACTTCCTAGCAATTTACTACCTGAAAATGTTGTAGAGGTTGCtaggaataaatatattactcttGTATAGAATGCAAAAGCTTAGTTTTACTTTGAACAACTTATGACCTTAGACAACTAATCCAACGCTTTATGAAATGTTGGTAATGGCACAGTATCTCTTgggtgtaaattaaaatataattttaaatatgatctAATTGTAAATTGATGGAATACAATAATGGCTAGCTTGTTAGCGAAcacttttaatacatatttttcggGAGTATCCTTACACATGGCGACTAGTATTACACACTAATCCTAATCAGTGATGCTTGTGCTTCCCCCCACGCCGGTACGTAAAATTTCCATCAATGAGATGTCGGTTTCGGTGGTGCGGGATGATAGTAGGCTGCTGAGTACACCTGGTATCGACAGTATCCGTGTTGGAGTTATTAAACGGtgttttcattcatttatatttttttcattcatataGTAAACTCCACTTTAACGTATGGCATTTTTCGACCcatatgaaaataacaaaatttataccaGTATGACTTGCTAATATGAAATAGATAATTAAAGGCCAATCAGTTTCCTTTTGCTGTTTTCCAAAATCATTGAAACTCTTATGTTTAGAAACGTATCCAATTCCTTGAGCAAGATATAAATGTATACCTCAACAACACACTTCCTAAAAGGTAAATCTACATTATCTGCAAAGTTTAATCTCTGTAATTCCATTATAACTAATCCTGACCACAAACTTTACTCGTAATAAAAGTGGGGCGCGCCGCAGCTGACAGTGCAGCAACATTCGActgtaattttcaaaaagggcTATAGTACGTTGTGCAATACAGTATATACTAAGCTGCAaccaaacataaataattaaacagatccttacactttaaaaagacttcaatgagaatattttgtaacaaaaggcTTGTATAAGACGGACTTTACACAACACACGtgatgttttttaatttactcttaattttatgtgttcaattgtattataaatttaacgaTATGCTCACGTATAATTACTGGTAAACATGGTTAGAGGGGTTGGAAAGAATTGTTGCTGAAAAGTTATAGCCTGCGCACATTCATTCAAGTTTGGGGAGTGTATTTGTTTTATTCCTTTATGTTGACGTTACAACATCCAGTTGCAAGCGTAAAGTCTGAATTTGATTATGATTTAACTCATTACAGCTGTGGTGcatgtatgtattatatagtgTATAGAATAATACATACAAGGAATAGATACGAATAGGAAATACAAGAATAATACATAATAGGAAAGGATACGAGGTAAAAGTATAGGTCTCAGGATATACTTTTTCtctattatattgtttgttggtgttttttatagaatataactTAAGTATTTTCGAAGTATAATCTTACTATACACGGATAAAATAAGTACATGCACGATTTTATATAATTGTCACCATTATAAATAGAGTTAAACAATTTACTTGGTGAATACACAGACATAAGTAATTTAAAACGCATTCAGTATAACGCTACACTCCAAGTTAACGGCCAAAAAGAAGTCAGTGGTTACCTTTTAATGGAAGTTCGGGTCGAGAAGCATACACAAATTTAACAGCTCCATTAGTAGAATACAATGTCACAGCTCGAACACAAAAAATTAACCGTAACCATTAATGGCAGCTTATGAGGTATTTGACCTACTTTTAAATATTAgctattgtattatttttgttttatgtgtgAAAGTcgtgatgaaaaataaaaacaccatATTAACGGTTTCattagtaaaacttattttatggatatttgtttACTATTAAGATACTAGGTTCCCTGATAAGgcttatgttattatttaatatttttacctgcAAAAATTATTCTGAATACGTGACAGAAACGCATTCTAAATATGATCACAGAACGTAAGAACTCTATGGTGTACTGATAACTtgttcacccagcaagtgagacaTCCGGTTTCTAGTTCCAGGAAACCTAATTAATATGGCActaataatgaagaaataattgacaataaattatattttagctaTGTATAGATATTCAAACATCAACCCAATATTCTAAGAgctattgaaataatttgctaaattcagtATAAAAACCGTTGGAatgtataaatagttaaataaataaaatttaaagtttccttggtttttatccactaaataatgtgtttataaaggATAGtttcattatgtttataattttagctgtaaactgtataaaatgcTATTGGGCTAaactatataagtattttttatattatgtattattttacagaaaatggCAGTTACTATTCCGGAATTCATTGATAAAAGGTTCCTGACACGCTGTCTACAAGGGGAATTTGGATATTCTACTGTCGTTACTAACTTCAAAGCAGAGCGTTTAATTTCGGAAGACCTTGACTTCACCAGTTGCCTTGTCAGAGTAAAATGTGAgtataaaagaaatcaaaacgAAGATGTGGAATCCACTAGTCTTATTGTAAAAGCACCACTTCAAGGATCTTACACAGAAATGCTAGAGAAAGAGGGATGCAAAGAACagtacttttattacaatatcgTGCCTAAACTATCCACTTTACACAGTTTAGATTTCCCAAGGACTTTCGAATGCGGCAGTAAGTCAGTGATTGTAATGGAGGATTTAAACAGCTCGGGATTTAAAGTTCCCAAAAGTATGGCTCTGTTAGACTTTGAGCATTGCAAGCTGTACATTCAATCTGTAGCAAAGTTACAGGCCACAAGTATTGTTCTAAATGAAAGAGAaccgaaatattttgaaaattttaaagccAGTAGCAACAAGCTTACTAATGAGGACGTGCTTCTCAAGCAGAGGATTTCTACAATGGCTACTATTGGAGCTAAGAGTCTCGCTGACTTAGTGAGAGGGTTACACAAACACGAGGAAATAGGCTTAGTTAAAATTCTAGATAAAGTTTCAAACATTATATGGGACCTGGTGATGAGTTCTGAAGATTCAAATGATTCACTAAAGTGCCTTATACAGTACGATATTTGGCCAACAAACTTGATGTTTAAGTATGATGAATTAGGTAATGTAAAATCAGTGAAAATTTTGGACTTCCAAATGTACTCGTTCTCGCCGGCAGTAATTGACATCATCGCCTTCATTTGGAGGAGTGCCAACTATGACGTGAGAGAGTCTCGTTTGGAGGAA is part of the Homalodisca vitripennis isolate AUS2020 chromosome 8, UT_GWSS_2.1, whole genome shotgun sequence genome and harbors:
- the LOC124367714 gene encoding uncharacterized protein LOC124367714, with translation MAVTIPEFIDKRFLTRCLQGEFGYSTVVTNFKAERLISEDLDFTSCLVRVKCEYKRNQNEDVESTSLIVKAPLQGSYTEMLEKEGCKEQYFYYNIVPKLSTLHSLDFPRTFECGSKSVIVMEDLNSSGFKVPKSMALLDFEHCKLYIQSVAKLQATSIVLNEREPKYFENFKASSNKLTNEDVLLKQRISTMATIGAKSLADLVRGLHKHEEIGLVKILDKVSNIIWDLVMSSEDSNDSLKCLIQYDIWPTNLMFKYDELGNVKSVKILDFQMYSFSPAVIDIIAFIWRSANYDVRESRLEELFHIYVDTLNDILSDLGSSTTLTFSQLKKQLEIFSPWALFVVCFFLPYGQVKQHLPLGTLFEFCDKEPQKYYDILIQAYKKSSPYFETVLLHLEAQGVFESISKLYIK